From a region of the Suncus etruscus isolate mSunEtr1 chromosome 11, mSunEtr1.pri.cur, whole genome shotgun sequence genome:
- the SLC6A15 gene encoding sodium-dependent neutral amino acid transporter B(0)AT2 encodes MPKNSKVVKRELDDEVIESVKDLLSNEDSADEAFKKSELIVDAQEEKDIDTKEGSEVEDERPVWSSKLQYILAQVGFSVGLGNVWRFPYLCQKNGGGAYLLPYLILLLIIGIPLFFLELSVGQRIRRGSIGVWNYISPKLGGIGFASCVVCYFVALYYNVIIGWSLFYFSQSFQNPLPWYQCPLVKNASFAFVEPECEKSSATTYYWYREALNISSSISESGGLNWKMTICLLAAWVMVCLAMIKGIQSSGKVMYFSSLFPYVVLFCFLIRAFLLKGSLDGIRHMFTPKIEIMLDPKVWKEAATQVFFALGLGFGGVIAFSSYNKRDNNCHFDAVLVSFINFFTSVLATLVVFAVLGFKANVANEKCIAENAEMIMGFVKMGNLSQDIIPHHIQLSALTAEDYHLVYDIIQKVKENEFPALHLNPCQINDEFNKTVQGPGLAFIAFTEAMTHFPGSPFWSVMFFLMLINLGLGSMFGTIEGIITPIVDTFKVRKEIFTVVCCFLAFFIGLIFVQCSGNYFVTMFDDYSATLPLLIVVILENIAVSFIYGIDKFMEDLKDMLGFAPNRYYYYMWKYISPLVLILLLISSVVNMGLSPPGYKAWIEEKAAEKFLMYPVWGVAVCVSLIVLAILPVPVVFVIRHCNLLNNSSGNLATVTYKRGRVLKEPVHLVGDDATRLIHGKIPSETSSPHFGHNIYRKQSGSPTLDMAPNGRYGIGYLMADIPDMPESDL; translated from the exons ATGCCTAAAAATAGCAAAGTGGTAAAAAGAGAATTAGATGATGAGGTTATTGAGTCTGTCAAAGACCTTCTTTCCAATGAAGACTCAGCTGATGAAGCTTTTAAGAAGAGTGAACTCATTGTTGATGCCCAGGAAGAAAAAGACATAGATACCAAAGAAGGCTCAGAAGTGGAAGATGAAAGACCAGTGTGGAGCAGTAAATTACAGTACATTCTGGCTCAAGTGGGATTTTCTGTAGGTTTAGGGAATGTGTGGCGATTCCCCTACCTCTGCCAGAAGAATGGGGGTG GTGCTTATCTTTTGCCATATTTAATATTGCTTCTGATAATAGGAATACCCCTCTTCTTTTTGGAACTTTCTGTGGGTCAAAGAATTCGGCGGGGCAGCATTGGTGTATGGAATTATATAAGCCCTAAATTGGGCGGAATTGGATTTGCAAGCTGTGTA gTGTGCTATTTTGTGGCACTCTACTATAATGTCATTATTGGCtggagtttgttttatttttctcagtcatTTCAAAATCCTCTACCTTGGTATCAGTGCCCTTTGGTGAAAAATGCTTCATTCGCTT TTGTAGAGCCTGAATGTGAAAAAAGTTCTGCCACTACTTACTACTGGTATAGAGAAGCTCTGAATATTTCCAGTTCCATTTCCGAAAGTGGCGGCTTAAACTGGAAGATGACCATCTGTCTGCTGGCTGCCTGGGTCATGGTCTGCTTGGCTATGATCAAAGGCATTCAGTCTTCAGGAAAA GTCATGTATTTCAGTTCTCTATTCCCCTATGTGGTCCTTTTTTGCTTTCTGATCAGAGCATTTCTGTTAAAAGGTTCCCTTGATGGTATCCGTCATATGTTTACCCCCAAG ATTGAAATAATGCTGGATCCCAAGGTGTGGAAAGAAGCCGCCACCCAGGTGTTCTTTGCCTTAGGTCTGGGATTTGGGGGCGTCATTGCCTTTTCAAGCTACAACAAGAGAGACAACAACTGCCACTTTGATGCTGTCCTGGTGTCCTTCATTAATTTCTTCACTTCCGTgctggccacactggtggtgtttGCAGTGCTGGGCTTCAAAGCTAATGTAGCCAATGAGAAatgcattgctga AAATGCAGAAATGATCATGGGATTTGTGAAAATGGGCAATCTTAGTCAGGATATTATTCCTCATCACATCCAACTTTCTGCTCTCACAGCAGAAGATTATCATTTAGTTTATGACATTAttcagaaagtgaaagaaaacgaGTTCCCTGCTCTTCATCTCAATCCCTGTCAAATTAATGATGAGTTTAATAAA ACAGTTCAAGGTCCTGGATTAGCTTTTATTGCCTTTACTGAAGCCATGACACATTTCCCAGGATCTCCCTTCTGGTCAGTGATGTTCTTCCTCATGCTCATAAACCTTGGTCTTGGCAGCATGTTTGGAACAATCGAAGGCATCATCACACCCATTGTGGACACCTTTAAAGTGAGGAAGGAAATTTTTACTG tggtCTGTTGTTTTTTGGCATTTTTTATTGGCCTGATATTTGTGCAATGCTCTGGAAATTACTTTGTCACCATGTTTGATGATTATTCTGCTACTCTGCCTTTGCTCATTGTTGTGATTTTGGAGAACATTGCTGTATCCTTCATTTACGGCATAGATAA GTTTATGGAGGACCTAAAAGATATGCTGGGCTTTGCACCAAACAGATATTACTATTATATGTGGAAATACATTTCTCCTCTAGTGCTAATATTACTGTTAATATCTAGTGTTGTGAACATGGGATTAAGCCCACCTGGCTATAAAGCATGGATTGAAGAGAAG GCAGCTGAAAAATTTCTTATGTACCCAGTGTGGGGAGTagctgtgtgtgtctctctaatAGTCTTGGCAATACTCCCAGTCCCAGTGGTCTTCGTCATTCGCCATTGCaatcttttaaataattcttcAGGGAATTTAGCCACAGTGACCTACAAGAGAGGCAGAGTCCTGAAGGAACCCGTCCACTTAGTTGGCGATGATGCCACTAGACTCATTCATGGGAAGATACCAAGCGAGACATCGTCCCCACATTTTGGTCATAATATCTACAGGAAACAGAGTGGATCTCCAACTTTGGACATGGCCCCCAATGGACGATATGGGATAGGCTACCTGATGGCAGATATACCAGATATGCCAGAGTCTGATTTGTAG